A stretch of the Fibrobacter sp. UBA4297 genome encodes the following:
- a CDS encoding PHB depolymerase family esterase — protein MTMFKSMAFAGSLAALSTLSFGWSISGSVNSGSGRALAGVTISSFNYAGLEAKSAEDGTFTITNAEASLHNAFVKTAKVQYNYNVITISGVKAQTITVSVMDALGKVAYSKTQHNVNGSLSIDLNKTSARGAKFLRINADGNRNTYQIGKTVTLMKEGDPLPVLQFALEGYQTTTYQAKAEIETGVKITMQRGSNINPVSSSSQKAESSSSAKVESSSSEEASSSSKAEEIIINCAGKTYQAGDHKMSVNVDGKNRTFIMHVPSAYKGDKPVPLVVDYHPIGGSGQGQLSGTTYKSQTDPEGVISLYPDGTGGKSMMGAGWNVGPCCSNDDDVKFSREMIKAVEEKVCIDTKRVYATGFSMGGGMSNHVACYMSDIYAAVAPAAMDLNKTNSATCNPVRPISIIMFRGTNDNVCRYQGGDSGFNDGLNFLGAEGNFKFWAEKNGCTGSPSKNSDGCDEYSNCKDGTKVVLCTKQGGGHEQGNGKVGWPFLKSFTMP, from the coding sequence ATGACCATGTTTAAATCCATGGCATTCGCAGGATCGCTTGCAGCACTGAGCACGCTTTCTTTTGGCTGGAGTATCAGTGGATCAGTCAATTCGGGCTCTGGCCGTGCACTTGCCGGCGTAACGATTTCGTCGTTCAACTATGCAGGACTTGAAGCAAAGTCTGCAGAAGACGGCACGTTCACCATTACAAACGCAGAGGCTTCCCTGCACAACGCGTTTGTAAAGACGGCAAAAGTTCAATACAACTACAACGTCATTACCATTTCGGGCGTCAAGGCACAGACCATTACGGTGTCCGTCATGGACGCACTCGGCAAGGTTGCATATTCCAAGACGCAGCACAATGTCAACGGTTCCCTCAGCATTGACTTAAACAAGACGAGTGCCAGAGGCGCCAAGTTCCTCCGCATCAACGCCGACGGAAACCGCAACACCTACCAGATTGGCAAGACTGTAACGCTCATGAAGGAAGGCGACCCGCTGCCGGTCTTGCAGTTCGCCTTGGAAGGCTACCAGACCACCACCTACCAGGCCAAGGCCGAAATTGAAACTGGCGTCAAGATTACAATGCAACGAGGCAGCAACATCAATCCGGTCTCCAGCTCTAGCCAAAAGGCCGAATCCAGTTCTTCCGCCAAGGTTGAGTCCAGCAGCAGCGAAGAAGCCTCATCTAGCAGCAAGGCCGAAGAAATTATTATCAACTGCGCCGGCAAGACTTACCAGGCTGGCGACCACAAGATGTCCGTAAATGTTGACGGCAAGAATCGCACGTTCATCATGCACGTTCCGAGCGCCTACAAGGGCGACAAGCCGGTACCGCTCGTTGTCGACTACCACCCAATTGGAGGTAGCGGCCAGGGTCAGCTCAGCGGCACCACTTACAAGTCCCAGACAGACCCCGAAGGCGTCATCTCGCTCTATCCGGATGGCACTGGCGGAAAGTCCATGATGGGTGCCGGCTGGAACGTGGGCCCGTGCTGCTCGAACGATGACGACGTGAAGTTCTCTCGTGAAATGATCAAGGCTGTCGAAGAAAAGGTCTGCATCGATACCAAGCGCGTTTACGCAACCGGTTTCTCGATGGGCGGCGGCATGAGTAACCACGTGGCATGCTACATGTCCGACATTTACGCCGCAGTTGCTCCGGCAGCTATGGACTTGAACAAGACCAACAGCGCCACCTGCAATCCGGTTCGCCCGATTTCCATCATCATGTTCCGCGGCACAAACGACAACGTCTGCCGTTACCAAGGTGGCGATAGCGGATTCAACGACGGCTTGAACTTCCTGGGCGCCGAAGGCAACTTCAAATTCTGGGCCGAAAAGAACGGCTGCACCGGCTCTCCGTCCAAGAACTCCGACGGTTGCGACGAGTACTCCAACTGCAAGGACGGCACGAAGGTCGTGCTCTGCACCAAGCAGGGTGGCGGTCACGAACAGGGCAATGGCAAGGTCGGCTGGCCGTTCCTGAAGTCCTTCACAATGCCATAA
- a CDS encoding family 43 glycosylhydrolase, giving the protein MGLFSKMAKSAVVLAAFAVVNSAAVKVNNPIMYVDSPDPSIVRVDDAYYMVTTTMHFAPGVPVFKSTDLAQWRTVGYAYQTLANNDQQNLNGGKDAYGKGSWASSIRYHKGFFYVLTPSYTTGKTHLYKTADVESGQWSEVQLPFYHDPSLFFDDDGTVWVFYGSGDQISYVQLNDDASGVKAGGKSGKIGGVSINQVTGTSNYYVQQEGSHMEKVNGEYYLFTISWPAGKSRSEIVYRSKSLLSGFSGRYFLSDNGVAQGGIFDTPDGKWYALLFRDSGPVGRMSHLVPMEWKDGWPVPTSGSKAPSTIDLPESPLPGYGMVTSDDFESGELALEWQFNHNPDNKNWSLTANPGFFRITTGRTDSRVVNAKNTLTQRSFGPKSSGRTLVDGKGMKDGDMAGLVALQDDKGFVALAKDGGNYKVVMYSGNKDGERLVTSENLSDSKVYLRIDFDLPIDRGTAYFYYSTDGSSWKKIGNDVKLNYDLHMFVGVRWGLFNFATKQAGGYADFDWFKVGTDVNDEIYLDGAGSEPVPQTPFCAAGENCPAIALPGKIEAEDFDVPGKGKDGSSYYDGDSENHGDSDYRKGTGVDLYKKATGVIVGYNSEGDWLEYTVNVKEAGDYTMFAAVAAAGNTSSFKLSLDGKDITEEIAVPAASSGEENYDDYNKVKANVKLPEGEHVLRFTVVGSWLDIDYFTFVKGADATDPEPIEPIGIANAVRYGIQGVQSYSVYGLNGKFVGRIDAMNSVDVRTKVNSLVRESGVYIVKSLTSGTTLRLSVTK; this is encoded by the coding sequence ATGGGATTGTTTAGTAAGATGGCGAAGTCGGCTGTGGTTTTGGCTGCTTTTGCTGTAGTGAATAGTGCAGCCGTTAAGGTCAATAACCCGATCATGTATGTCGATAGCCCGGACCCTTCCATTGTCCGTGTTGACGATGCTTATTACATGGTCACGACGACCATGCACTTTGCGCCTGGCGTGCCTGTTTTCAAGAGCACGGATTTGGCGCAGTGGCGCACTGTGGGTTATGCCTACCAGACGCTTGCCAACAATGACCAGCAGAATTTGAATGGCGGCAAGGATGCCTACGGTAAGGGCTCCTGGGCATCGAGCATCCGTTACCACAAGGGATTCTTCTACGTGCTGACCCCGTCCTACACGACGGGCAAGACGCATTTGTACAAAACCGCCGACGTGGAAAGCGGCCAGTGGAGTGAAGTGCAACTCCCGTTCTACCACGACCCTTCTCTGTTCTTCGATGACGATGGCACCGTGTGGGTGTTCTACGGCAGTGGTGACCAGATTAGCTACGTGCAGTTGAACGACGACGCAAGCGGTGTAAAGGCCGGCGGCAAGAGCGGCAAGATTGGCGGCGTGAGCATCAACCAGGTGACCGGCACCAGCAACTACTACGTGCAGCAGGAAGGCTCGCACATGGAAAAGGTGAATGGCGAATACTACCTGTTTACGATTTCCTGGCCGGCTGGCAAGAGCCGTAGCGAAATCGTTTACCGTTCCAAGAGCCTGCTCTCCGGATTTAGCGGAAGGTATTTCCTCTCTGATAACGGTGTTGCGCAGGGTGGCATCTTTGACACTCCCGATGGCAAGTGGTATGCACTTTTGTTCCGCGATTCCGGCCCGGTTGGCCGTATGTCGCACCTGGTGCCGATGGAATGGAAGGACGGTTGGCCAGTGCCTACGAGCGGCTCCAAGGCACCTTCAACAATCGACTTGCCGGAATCTCCGCTCCCGGGCTACGGCATGGTCACGAGTGACGATTTTGAATCTGGCGAACTTGCTCTCGAATGGCAATTCAACCACAATCCCGATAACAAGAACTGGTCTTTGACGGCAAATCCGGGATTTTTCCGCATTACCACGGGCCGCACGGATAGCCGTGTCGTGAATGCAAAGAACACTTTGACACAGCGTTCCTTTGGCCCTAAGAGTTCTGGCCGTACCCTTGTTGACGGCAAGGGCATGAAGGATGGAGACATGGCGGGCCTCGTTGCTTTGCAGGATGACAAGGGCTTTGTCGCGCTTGCAAAAGATGGCGGTAACTACAAGGTTGTGATGTACAGCGGAAACAAGGATGGCGAAAGACTTGTAACAAGTGAAAATCTTTCGGACTCCAAGGTTTACCTGCGAATTGATTTTGACTTGCCGATTGACCGCGGTACCGCATACTTCTATTACAGTACCGATGGTAGCTCTTGGAAAAAGATTGGCAACGATGTGAAGCTCAATTATGACCTCCACATGTTCGTAGGCGTGCGCTGGGGCCTCTTCAACTTTGCGACCAAGCAGGCGGGCGGCTATGCTGACTTCGACTGGTTCAAGGTCGGTACCGATGTGAACGATGAAATTTATCTCGACGGCGCTGGTTCTGAACCTGTTCCGCAGACTCCGTTCTGTGCCGCTGGCGAAAACTGCCCCGCAATTGCGCTCCCGGGCAAGATCGAAGCCGAAGACTTCGACGTGCCGGGCAAGGGCAAAGATGGTTCCTCTTACTATGATGGCGATTCCGAAAACCACGGCGACTCTGACTACCGCAAGGGTACCGGCGTTGACCTTTACAAGAAGGCAACTGGCGTCATTGTGGGCTACAACAGCGAAGGCGACTGGCTCGAATATACTGTGAACGTAAAGGAAGCTGGAGATTACACCATGTTTGCGGCTGTCGCAGCAGCGGGCAACACCTCGAGCTTCAAGCTCTCCTTGGATGGCAAGGACATCACCGAAGAAATTGCGGTGCCGGCGGCAAGTTCCGGCGAAGAAAATTATGACGATTATAACAAGGTAAAAGCAAACGTAAAACTCCCGGAAGGCGAACATGTACTCCGCTTCACGGTTGTTGGCTCTTGGCTTGATATCGACTACTTCACGTTCGTGAAGGGTGCGGATGCTACGGATCCGGAACCTATCGAGCCTATCGGTATTGCAAATGCTGTCCGCTACGGCATACAGGGCGTACAGTCTTATAGTGTCTATGGCTTGAACGGTAAGTTTGTCGGCCGCATCGATGCCATGAACAGCGTTGATGTCCGTACAAAGGTGAACAGCCTCGTGAGGGAAAGCGGCGTGTACATCGTCAAGTCCCTCACCTCAGGCACCACCCTCCGCCTCTCCGTAACAAAGTAA
- a CDS encoding carbohydrate-binding protein: MFGLNKKNGRKFGVLASLALAGLASQAFASADTLVLTPPLGWNSWNVFHENINEKQIQEIADAMVESGLRDAGYVFLNLDDNWMDTKRDAQGNLQNNPKTFPSGMKAIADYVHKKGLKFGLYGDRGKRTCHHYNSNWQSESGSNGHEVQDAKKLAEWGVDYWKYDNCDSDPRTQEKDYTAMSNALRNSGRDIVFSICMWEYKDWMPKIANLWRTTFDIGPEWISTSWYRGVYEIIDANNKYWQIAKPGHWNDPDMLEVGNRGLSYEEQRSQMTMWSIMAAPIMISSDVRNMSNETKELYLNKDMIAINQDSLGVQGHRISDKNGKQVWTKPLKNGDIAVALLNNNNSTQTVECNFKDIGVEGEVEVRDAWKKKDLGPVSSVSIELPAHGSALLRLVLKPVPREPFKGKPLDIPGKIEVEDFDVNGVGQGNTTYNESDTENHGDSDYRPGTGVDLYKKATGVIVGYNQAGEWLEYTVKVASTGTYAMNASVASANSTSSFKLSMDGKDITEEIAVPAASEGEDNYDEYNIVKADVKLTEGEHILRFTVTGDWMDIDWIKFCEETCDEKVGLAKTRLTSFESENSYNVFSATGKHLGRVDLNGASMPQALKNAGYARGTYMVRSVKGNQIQRVNVR, from the coding sequence ATGTTTGGTTTGAACAAGAAAAATGGTCGCAAGTTTGGAGTGCTAGCTTCTTTGGCTTTAGCGGGATTGGCATCGCAGGCTTTTGCTAGTGCCGACACTTTGGTGCTTACGCCGCCGCTGGGTTGGAACAGCTGGAACGTTTTCCACGAAAACATCAACGAAAAGCAGATTCAGGAAATTGCCGACGCGATGGTCGAATCCGGTTTGAGAGACGCGGGCTATGTGTTCCTTAATCTGGACGATAACTGGATGGATACCAAGCGCGATGCCCAGGGCAACCTCCAGAACAACCCGAAGACTTTCCCGAGTGGCATGAAGGCCATCGCTGATTACGTGCATAAGAAGGGCCTGAAGTTCGGCCTTTACGGCGACCGTGGCAAACGCACCTGCCACCATTACAATAGCAACTGGCAAAGCGAAAGTGGTTCCAACGGCCACGAAGTTCAGGACGCCAAGAAGCTCGCTGAATGGGGCGTGGATTACTGGAAGTACGATAACTGCGACTCGGATCCGAGAACGCAGGAAAAAGATTACACTGCAATGTCCAACGCTCTCCGCAATTCCGGACGCGACATCGTGTTCAGCATTTGCATGTGGGAATACAAGGACTGGATGCCGAAAATTGCTAACCTCTGGCGCACCACTTTCGACATTGGTCCCGAATGGATTTCGACTTCGTGGTACCGCGGCGTCTACGAAATTATTGATGCGAACAACAAGTATTGGCAGATTGCAAAGCCCGGTCACTGGAATGACCCGGACATGCTCGAAGTAGGTAACAGAGGCCTCTCTTACGAGGAACAGCGCTCCCAGATGACGATGTGGTCCATCATGGCTGCTCCCATCATGATCAGTTCCGATGTGCGCAACATGAGCAACGAGACTAAGGAACTCTACCTGAACAAGGACATGATTGCCATTAACCAGGACTCCTTGGGCGTTCAGGGCCACCGCATTTCTGACAAGAATGGCAAGCAGGTTTGGACCAAGCCTTTGAAAAATGGCGATATCGCCGTGGCGCTTCTCAACAATAACAATTCTACCCAGACCGTCGAATGCAACTTTAAAGACATTGGCGTAGAAGGCGAAGTAGAAGTCCGCGATGCCTGGAAAAAGAAGGATTTGGGACCGGTCTCTAGTGTTTCTATTGAACTCCCGGCTCATGGTTCTGCACTGCTCCGCTTGGTTTTAAAGCCGGTTCCGCGCGAACCGTTCAAGGGCAAGCCTCTTGACATTCCGGGTAAGATCGAAGTGGAAGATTTCGATGTGAACGGCGTGGGTCAGGGCAACACCACTTACAACGAAAGCGATACAGAAAACCACGGCGATTCCGATTACCGCCCGGGTACTGGCGTGGACCTTTACAAGAAGGCTACCGGTGTCATTGTTGGCTACAACCAGGCAGGCGAATGGCTTGAATACACAGTGAAGGTGGCTTCGACGGGAACTTATGCCATGAATGCTTCTGTGGCTTCTGCCAACAGTACTTCTAGCTTCAAACTCTCCATGGATGGCAAGGATATTACTGAAGAAATTGCGGTACCTGCTGCAAGCGAAGGCGAAGACAACTACGATGAATACAACATAGTTAAGGCTGACGTGAAGCTGACCGAAGGCGAACACATCCTCCGCTTTACGGTAACCGGCGACTGGATGGACATTGACTGGATTAAGTTCTGCGAAGAAACTTGCGATGAAAAGGTTGGGCTTGCAAAAACTCGTCTCACGTCGTTTGAATCCGAGAATTCCTACAACGTGTTCAGCGCTACAGGTAAGCATCTTG
- the tenpIN gene encoding type III toxin-antitoxin system TenpIN family toxin, with protein MKLAQAVFLKQSFFERHKDHKEILTNKAGRPYLSFIIECNGTLFAIPFRTNIKHPYAFIFKTSSRHTDEKKGLPGIDFTKAVVIQQIDIECQCTIDKKEWVELNKNLMTIFTNFTEYLKKFTASLENSDFSKLPVFKYSSLQYFIDDVKSVVNSL; from the coding sequence ATGAAACTGGCTCAAGCCGTCTTTCTTAAGCAATCTTTCTTTGAACGACATAAAGACCACAAGGAAATACTTACAAATAAAGCAGGCAGACCTTACCTATCTTTCATAATCGAATGTAATGGAACATTATTCGCCATTCCATTTCGAACAAATATCAAACACCCATACGCATTCATATTCAAAACTTCAAGCAGACACACAGACGAAAAGAAAGGATTGCCCGGCATCGATTTTACCAAAGCGGTAGTCATTCAGCAAATAGATATTGAATGTCAATGTACCATCGATAAAAAGGAATGGGTTGAACTCAACAAAAACTTGATGACAATCTTCACCAACTTTACCGAATACCTCAAAAAGTTTACAGCATCACTAGAAAATAGCGATTTTAGCAAGTTGCCCGTATTCAAATACTCATCGCTACAATATTTTATCGATGATGTGAAATCAGTCGTCAACTCTTTATAA
- a CDS encoding carbohydrate binding domain-containing protein — protein sequence MFGKIFKKVHGLLSLAVLASLATFSFADNINVNGTNRTMNVYAPKNIEKGRPLIIQMHGMNQDAPYQQNAAKWEPIADTARFVVVFPNGQNKAWDIGGDKDINFLKAIINEMYNKYGIDKNRVYVSGFSMGGMMSYHAANKMGDMIAAIAPVSGGGGVNSPKRAMPIMHTHGTSDDVVNYNSTVNTLKGWVSAQKCSSSSKVIKPYPASKPGSAASLEVWSGCKDNVEVRLLTIAGKGHWYSMDEAVSVNTSVEIWNFVKNYSLDGSSLPPPIQVPTDRDSIFNGGFDSTDVAWTLQTHGSATATGDVKNGKYNFNITAVGDQNYQVQLIQHDLRLEKGQWYEVSFEASAGASRTLEVNVEQHTDPWASYLTEKANFDLGTESKKYSFQFQMTAATDKDSRLSFNAGASTGTLTLDNVTLKKIAEPDPGTIAIASFLRFKTSNGKFGVYNLVGKRLGFVEIIENDVPNMQKTMKNAGFGKGVYILRDKTRSFMLPVDR from the coding sequence ATGTTTGGTAAAATCTTCAAAAAAGTTCATGGATTGCTTTCGCTTGCTGTTCTAGCAAGCCTTGCGACCTTTTCTTTTGCAGACAACATTAACGTGAACGGCACGAACCGTACCATGAATGTGTATGCGCCGAAAAATATCGAAAAGGGCCGCCCGCTCATCATCCAGATGCACGGTATGAATCAGGATGCCCCGTATCAGCAGAACGCCGCCAAGTGGGAGCCGATTGCCGATACCGCACGATTTGTGGTCGTGTTCCCGAACGGCCAAAACAAGGCCTGGGACATCGGTGGCGACAAGGACATCAATTTCCTCAAGGCGATTATCAATGAAATGTACAACAAGTACGGCATTGATAAAAATCGCGTGTACGTTTCGGGATTCTCGATGGGCGGCATGATGAGCTACCATGCGGCAAACAAGATGGGCGACATGATTGCGGCCATAGCGCCTGTTTCTGGTGGCGGCGGGGTGAACTCGCCCAAGCGCGCGATGCCGATTATGCATACACATGGCACTTCCGATGACGTGGTGAATTACAACAGCACCGTGAATACCCTCAAGGGCTGGGTCTCTGCGCAAAAATGCTCTTCGAGTTCCAAGGTTATAAAGCCTTATCCGGCGAGCAAGCCGGGTTCTGCCGCTTCTCTCGAAGTCTGGAGCGGGTGCAAGGATAACGTCGAAGTCCGTTTGCTCACGATTGCTGGCAAGGGTCACTGGTATTCCATGGACGAGGCTGTCAGTGTCAATACGAGTGTTGAAATTTGGAATTTTGTCAAGAATTATTCGCTGGATGGCTCCTCGCTTCCGCCGCCAATTCAGGTGCCGACTGACCGCGATAGCATTTTCAACGGTGGCTTCGATTCGACAGATGTCGCCTGGACTTTGCAGACTCACGGCAGCGCCACTGCAACAGGTGACGTGAAAAATGGCAAGTACAATTTCAACATCACCGCCGTTGGCGACCAGAATTATCAGGTGCAGCTTATCCAGCATGACTTGCGTCTCGAAAAAGGCCAGTGGTACGAAGTGAGCTTTGAAGCAAGCGCTGGCGCTTCCCGTACGCTCGAAGTGAATGTGGAACAGCATACAGATCCGTGGGCAAGCTACCTCACTGAAAAGGCAAATTTTGATCTCGGCACGGAATCCAAGAAGTATTCCTTCCAGTTCCAGATGACCGCGGCAACGGACAAGGATTCTCGTTTGAGCTTTAATGCGGGCGCCTCGACAGGCACGCTTACGCTCGACAACGTCACGCTCAAGAAAATTGCGGAACCCGATCCGGGAACAATCGCGATTGCGTCATTTCTCCGCTTCAAAACGTCAAACGGCAAGTTTGGTGTCTATAACCTTGTGGGCAAACGCCTCGGGTTTGTCGAAATCATCGAAAACGATGTGCCGAACATGCAAAAAACGATGAAAAATGCTGGCTTTGGCAAGGGCGTTTACATCTTGCGCGATAAAACGCGTTCGTTCATGTTGCCCGTTGACCGTTAA